A part of Arachis hypogaea cultivar Tifrunner chromosome 12, arahy.Tifrunner.gnm2.J5K5, whole genome shotgun sequence genomic DNA contains:
- the LOC112728252 gene encoding UDP-glucuronate 4-epimerase 3 produces the protein MSHIDSAPSTPGKVKMEKSSYFFTRGGGARWHYSLAKLTVWSFAFLALILIFFLRSPAPSAITSAADPSRRSLRNYNWGGSAWEKRVRASARARSSNGLTVLVTGAAGFVGTHVSSALKRRGDGVLGIDNFNDYYDPSLKRARQALLERTGVFIVEGDINDEALLRKLFEVVPFTHVMHLAAQAGVRYAMENPGSYVHSNIAGFVNLLEVCKSVNPQPAIVWASSSSVYGLNTKVPFSEKDRTDQPASLYAATKKAGEEIAHTYNHIYGLSLTGLRFFTVYGPWGRPDMAYFFFTKDILKGKQIAIFEAANHGTVARDFTYIDDIVKGCLGALDTAEKSTGSGGKKRGPAQLRVFNLGNTSPVPVSELVSILERLLKVKAKRNIMKLPRNGDVQYTHANISYAQRELGYKPTTDLQTGLKKFVRWYLNYYSDGKKAVE, from the coding sequence ATGTCGCACATAGACAGCGCTCCTTCGACGCCAGGCAAGGTCAAGATGGAGAAATCATCGTACTTCTTCACGCGCGGAGGCGGCGCGCGTTGGCACTACTCGCTCGCCAAGCTCACGGTCTGGTCATTCGCCTTCTTGGCCCTCATCTTGATCTTCTTCCTCCGATCGCCGGCGCCGTCGGCGATCACCTCCGCGGCTGACCCGTCGCGCCGGTCATTGAGGAACTACAATTGGGGCGGGTCCGCCTGGGAGAAGCGGGTACGGGCCTCGGCCCGGGCCCGCTCCAGCAATGGACTAACCGTATTGGTAACTGGCGCTGCCGGTTTCGTAGGGACCCACGTCTCGTCGGCGCTGAAGCGCCGGGGAGATGGGGTCCTCGGCATTGACAATTTCAATGACTACTATGACCCTTCTTTGAAGCGTGCGCGGCAAGCTTTGTTGGAGCGCACTGGTGTGTTCATTGTGGAAGGTGACATCAATGATGAAGCTTTGCTGAGGAAGCTCTTTGAGGTTGTTCCATTCACACATGTTATGCATTTGGCTGCTCAAGCTGGTGTGAGGTATGCTATGGAGAACCCTGGCTCTTATGTGCATAGTAACATTGCTGGTTTTGTTAATTTGCTTGAGGTTTGTAAGAGTGTGAATCCACAACCTGCTATAGTTTGGGCTTCTAGTAGCTCAGTTTATGGGTTGAACACTAAGGTGCCATTTAGTGAGAAGGATAGGACTGATCAGCCTGCTAGTTTGTATGCTGCGACAAAGAAGGCCGGTGAGGAGATTGCACACACCTATAATCATATATACGGGCTATCGTTGACTGGGTTGAGGTTCTTTACGGTTTATGGTCCGTGGGGTAGACCTGACATGGCCTACTTCTTCTTCACTAAGGATATATTGAAGGGGAAGCAGATAGCGATCTTTGAGGCCGCAAATCATGGGACGGTTGCAAGGGATTTCACATACATAGATGATATTGTGAAGGGTTGTTTGGGGGCGTTGGATACTGCCGAGAAGAGCACCGGGAGtggggggaagaagagagggccGGCGCAGCTGAGGGTGTTCAATTTGGGGAATACTTCACCTGTGCCTGTTAGTGAACTTGTGAGCATTTTGGAGAGGCTGTTGAAGGTTAAGGCAAAGAGGAACATCATGAAGTTGCCGCGGAATGGGGATGTGCAGTATACCCATGCGAATATTAGCTACGCGCAGAGGGAGCTTGGGTATAAGCCTACGACGGATCTGCAGACTGGCTTGAAGAAATTTGTTCGGTGGTACCTGAATTACTATTCTGATGGGAAAAAAGCTGTTGAGTGA